Proteins encoded by one window of Sorex araneus isolate mSorAra2 chromosome 3, mSorAra2.pri, whole genome shotgun sequence:
- the DNAJC17 gene encoding dnaJ homolog subfamily C member 17: MAVTKELLQMDLYALLGIEEKAADKEVKKAYRQKALSCHPDKNPDNPRAAELFHQLSQALEVLTDAAARAAYDKVRKAKKQAAERTQKLDEKRKKVKLDLEARERQAQSQGSEEEEEGRSTRTLEQEIERLREEGSRQLQEQQRLIQEQLRQERELRLRGKAEDHEGKATPKLKLKWKCRKEDESQGGYSRDVLLRLLQKYGEVLNLVLSSKKSGTAVVEFATVKAAELAVQNEVGLVDNPLKISWLEGQPQGAVGHSHPGLSQGSLVSERDYESLVMMRLRQAAERQQLMAQMQQEDETGQLT; the protein is encoded by the exons GTGAAGAAGGCGTACAGACAGAAGGCCCTCTCATGCCACCCAGACAAAAACCCCGACAACCCCAGAGCAG CGGAGCTCTTCCACCAGCTTTCTCAGGCCTTGGAGGTGCTGACGGACGCTGCTGCCAGG GCTGCTTATGACAAGGTCAGGAAAGCCAAGAAGCAGGCGGCAGAGAGGACCCAGAAACTTgatgagaagaggaagaaagtgaAACTCG ACCTAGAGGCCCGGGAGCGGCAGGCTCAGTCCCAGGgtagcgaggaggaggaggagggccggAGCACCCGGACACTGGAACAGGAG ATCGAGCGCCTGCGGGAGGAGGGGTCCCGGCAGCTGCAGGAGCAGCAGAGGCTCATCCAAGAGCAGCTGCGCCAGGAACGCGAGCTGAGGCTGAGAG GGAAGGCAGAAGACCATGAAGGCAAGGCGACTCCCAAGCTAAAG CTGAAGTGGAAATGCAGAAAGGAGGACGAGTCCCAGGGCGGCTACTCCAGAGACGTGCTCCTGCGGCTCCTGCAGAAG TACGGAGAGGTGCTGAACCTGGTGCTTTCCAGTAAGAAGTCGGGCACTGCCGTGGTGGAGTTTGCCACCGTCAAGGCTGCG GAGCTGGCTGTCCAGAATGAAGTAGGCCTGGTTGACAACCCTTTGAAGATTTCCTGGTTGGAGGGACAGCCCCAGGGCGCAGTGGGACACAGCCACCCGGGCCTGTCGCAG GGCTCATTGGTGTCTGAGAGGGACTACGAGAGCCTGGTCATGATGCGCCTGCGCCAGGCGGCCGAGCGGCAGCAGCTGATGGCCCAGATGCAGCAGGAGGATGAGACGGGGCAGCTCACCTAG
- the C3H15orf62 gene encoding uncharacterized protein C15orf62 homolog, mitochondrial yields METWRKGSFRNASFFKRLSLGRPRRLLRRQGSVLSQASTAGGDHEEYSNREVIRELRGRPDGRRLPLWGDEQPRATLLAPPKPPRLYRESTSCPNILEPPPAYPTTLPSSISLAGPLDQYSEEELLDSPPFPRTPAPDLSDPFFSFKVDLGISLLEEVLQLLREQFPSEPSF; encoded by the coding sequence atgGAGACCTGGAGGAAGGGCTCCTTCCGCAACGCCTCCTTCTTCAAGCGCCTGAGCCTGGGCCGGCCGCGGCGCCTCCTGCGGCGCCAGGGCAGCGTGCTCAGCCAGGCCAGCACGGCAGGCGGGGACCACGAGGAGTACAGCAACCGCGAGGTCATCCGCGAGCTGCGGGGGCGCCCCGACGGCCGGCGCCTGCCACTCTGGGGGGACGAGCAGCCCCGGGCCACGCTGCTGGCCCCGCCCAAGCCCCCGCGGCTCTACCGAGAGAGCACCAGCTGTCCCAACATCCTGGAGCCCCCGCCCGCCTACCCGACCACCCTGCCCTCGTCCATCTCCCTGGCGGGCCCGCTGGACCAGTACTCGGAAGAGGAACTGCTGGACAGCCCCCCCTTCCCGAGGACACCCGCTCCGGACCTCAGTGACCCCTTCTTCTCCTTCAAAGTGGACCTGGGGATTTCTCTTCTTGAGGAAGTTCTGCAGCTGCTGAGGGAGCAATTTCCCAGCGAGCCCAGCTTCTGA